From Solibacillus isronensis, a single genomic window includes:
- a CDS encoding tetratricopeptide repeat protein, giving the protein MEHNQFKTWLKQHEIEHEEKWLERFESAFKGDEQAIVNIALLYKEYGQYDEMYDLLDKASKRQNSEAMYELGNCYFEDLGEKGSEHQAFLLYKSAAQLGHRDAMNNLADMYLNGEGTAVDEQQALRWFKKAAQLGVAEAMFTLGMMYEQGLGTECDESQAFAYYSRSAEQQDVEAMYRIGMIYFSGELGQQQDNEKALEWFLKASEQFHVDATFNIGYCYEYGYGVNQDNEKATHYYKKASLLGDLEATKKVLSYYEMTDAAEASKWREKLIVLNNDIYE; this is encoded by the coding sequence ATGGAGCACAATCAATTTAAAACCTGGCTGAAACAACATGAAATCGAGCATGAGGAAAAGTGGCTTGAACGATTTGAATCGGCATTTAAAGGGGACGAGCAGGCAATCGTTAATATCGCATTGTTATATAAAGAATATGGACAATATGACGAAATGTACGACTTGCTAGATAAGGCAAGTAAGCGGCAAAATAGTGAAGCTATGTATGAACTAGGAAACTGTTATTTTGAGGATCTTGGTGAAAAAGGCAGCGAGCATCAGGCGTTCTTACTCTACAAAAGTGCTGCACAATTAGGTCACCGTGATGCAATGAATAATTTAGCAGATATGTATTTGAACGGTGAAGGAACAGCAGTTGACGAACAACAAGCGCTCAGATGGTTCAAGAAAGCTGCGCAATTAGGTGTCGCTGAAGCGATGTTTACACTCGGAATGATGTATGAACAAGGATTGGGAACCGAATGTGATGAATCACAGGCCTTTGCCTATTATTCTCGCAGTGCAGAACAGCAAGATGTCGAGGCAATGTATCGCATTGGTATGATTTATTTTTCAGGAGAACTAGGGCAACAGCAAGATAACGAAAAAGCGTTGGAATGGTTTTTAAAAGCGAGTGAACAGTTTCATGTCGATGCAACATTTAATATCGGCTACTGCTATGAATATGGTTATGGTGTAAACCAAGATAACGAAAAAGCAACCCATTACTATAAAAAGGCAAGTTTACTTGGTGATTTAGAAGCGACAAAAAAAGTTTTAAGCTACTATGAGATGACGGATGCAGCTGAAGCATCCAAGTGGCGGGAAAAGCTAATAGTTCTAAATAACGATATATATGAATAA
- a CDS encoding sensor histidine kinase, with protein sequence MQTWYSIIPKSPMLSIYIWIIFCIMPFFFIIQSFTLWQIILGITLIFSYFLCHYFSFSARPGLKYMWISFQMLLNIAMTLVFGYVYLALFTAFFIGNIKQPVGFYIMYGLHIGFTVLSIVGGYFIFLDLFLSQTPFIIINVLGVVLLPFTLFSRTRRENLEGELETARERISELTVIEERQRIARDLHDTLGQKLSMIGLKSDLAARLVEKSPEQAIIEIKDIRQTASVALKEVRELVADMRAVRVEEELYRVEQILKAAQIKLRLNGDKSEIKMPILAENVISMCLKEAVTNIVKHSKATICRISFYQSDDEFKMTIQDNGVGFEYSNTLLGGNGLKGMQERIGFINGSLEIESDEGTTVVLKIPLAITHQKGENVK encoded by the coding sequence ATGCAAACATGGTATAGTATCATCCCGAAAAGTCCGATGTTGAGTATTTATATATGGATAATCTTTTGTATTATGCCATTTTTCTTCATTATACAATCGTTCACATTATGGCAGATTATTTTAGGGATCACTTTAATTTTTAGTTATTTCTTATGTCATTATTTTTCATTCAGTGCTAGACCTGGGCTGAAGTATATGTGGATCAGCTTTCAAATGTTGCTGAATATCGCAATGACACTTGTATTTGGCTACGTATATTTGGCATTGTTTACCGCGTTTTTCATCGGTAATATTAAACAGCCGGTTGGGTTTTATATTATGTATGGCTTACATATAGGCTTTACCGTTCTTTCGATTGTCGGGGGTTACTTCATCTTCCTTGACTTATTTTTATCGCAAACACCATTTATTATTATTAATGTGCTGGGTGTTGTGCTGTTGCCGTTTACGCTCTTTTCAAGAACGCGACGGGAAAACCTGGAGGGTGAGCTGGAAACAGCGCGGGAACGTATTTCAGAATTGACGGTTATTGAAGAACGGCAGCGTATTGCACGCGACTTACACGATACACTTGGTCAAAAACTTTCCATGATTGGTTTAAAAAGTGACTTGGCAGCACGACTGGTTGAGAAAAGTCCGGAACAAGCCATTATAGAAATAAAGGATATTCGCCAAACTGCGAGTGTCGCGCTAAAAGAAGTACGTGAGCTTGTAGCCGATATGCGCGCAGTAAGGGTGGAAGAAGAGCTCTATCGTGTGGAACAAATATTAAAAGCTGCACAGATTAAACTGCGGTTAAATGGAGATAAAAGTGAAATCAAAATGCCGATTTTAGCGGAAAATGTTATTAGTATGTGCTTGAAGGAAGCAGTTACAAATATCGTCAAACATAGTAAAGCGACGATTTGCCGTATTAGCTTTTATCAAAGTGATGATGAATTCAAAATGACGATTCAGGATAATGGGGTTGGCTTTGAATACTCCAATACATTACTCGGTGGAAATGGCTTAAAAGGGATGCAGGAGCGTATTGGATTTATCAATGGTTCACTTGAAATAGAGAGCGATGAAGGGACGACGGTCGTGCTGAAAATACCGTTGGCGATCACGCATCAAAAGGGAGAGAACGTGAAATGA
- the hemG gene encoding protoporphyrinogen oxidase, whose protein sequence is MKTVVVVGGGITGLCTMHYLKNKMHEQNVEARLILIEKNAYLGGKIHSEKDKGFIMETGADSIVARHPGVLELVKELDFESELVYNETGISYIHTNNELHAIPAGSTFGIPMSVESLMSSTLISEEGKKRALQDLEIPNTKFTKESSIGTFLEYFLGEEIVRKQIAPVLAGVYSGDLYQLSLASTLPYLVDYKNNYGSIIKGFEAHREQFEKAANKKFISFRSGLSALIDRLEEQLPEVEFMKNTVTKQIRKKEEQYEVVLEEEIILSDVVVLAVPNETVRHVIQDDSLEEQLKKFTTASALTMYLGFDVPDDILPADGTGFIVSHNSDLVCNASTWTSRKWKHTSAEGNLLVRLFYKNINPRYEELVAMSDEELTKVALEDIRVSLGVEAEPTVVNVTKWVDQMPRYDLAHNEALSEVIQQLANDYPNVLLAGCAYFGVGIGACILNGKKTAEQIISRIM, encoded by the coding sequence ATGAAAACAGTAGTAGTTGTAGGTGGCGGGATTACCGGGCTATGTACGATGCATTATTTGAAAAATAAAATGCATGAGCAAAATGTGGAAGCACGGTTAATACTGATTGAAAAGAACGCATATTTAGGCGGGAAAATTCATTCCGAAAAGGATAAAGGTTTTATTATGGAAACGGGGGCTGACTCAATTGTAGCTCGCCATCCAGGGGTTTTAGAGCTTGTAAAAGAGCTTGATTTTGAATCAGAGCTTGTCTATAACGAAACAGGAATTTCTTACATTCATACGAATAATGAGCTCCATGCAATTCCGGCAGGATCGACATTCGGTATTCCGATGAGTGTGGAATCACTCATGTCGAGTACGTTAATTTCTGAAGAAGGAAAGAAGAGAGCACTTCAAGATTTAGAAATCCCGAATACTAAATTTACAAAAGAAAGCTCGATCGGTACGTTTTTGGAGTATTTTTTAGGGGAAGAAATTGTCCGCAAGCAAATTGCCCCTGTATTAGCGGGTGTTTATTCAGGCGACTTATATCAATTAAGCCTGGCTTCCACATTGCCTTATTTAGTGGATTATAAAAACAACTACGGATCGATTATTAAAGGATTCGAAGCACATCGAGAGCAATTTGAAAAAGCTGCGAATAAGAAGTTTATTTCTTTCCGCTCAGGTTTATCGGCATTGATCGATCGCTTAGAGGAACAGCTGCCGGAAGTTGAATTCATGAAAAATACAGTAACAAAGCAAATCCGTAAAAAAGAAGAGCAATATGAAGTCGTGCTGGAAGAAGAAATAATTTTATCGGATGTTGTTGTATTGGCTGTTCCAAATGAAACAGTACGTCATGTCATACAGGATGACTCACTGGAAGAACAGTTGAAAAAGTTCACGACGGCATCTGCTTTAACGATGTATTTGGGCTTTGATGTACCGGATGATATTTTACCGGCAGATGGTACAGGCTTTATCGTTTCGCATAATAGTGATTTAGTTTGCAATGCGTCAACATGGACGAGCCGTAAATGGAAACATACATCGGCGGAAGGTAATTTACTTGTTCGCCTGTTTTATAAAAATATTAATCCGCGTTATGAAGAGTTGGTTGCTATGTCTGATGAAGAACTTACGAAAGTTGCACTGGAAGATATACGTGTTAGCTTAGGTGTTGAAGCGGAGCCGACAGTCGTCAATGTAACAAAGTGGGTTGACCAAATGCCCCGCTATGATTTGGCGCATAATGAAGCATTATCGGAAGTTATACAGCAGCTGGCAAATGATTACCCGAATGTTCTATTAGCGGGATGTGCCTATTTCGGAGTAGGAATCGGTGCCTGTATTTTAAATGGAAAAAAAACAGCTGAACAAATTATTAGTCGAATTATGTAA
- a CDS encoding chemotaxis protein translates to MFMFAVHQFSSEHNEDSIQKLQQMLLEQRENLTTLCTIVEYLKSYVQTGLDHKDVVKYKQKIQMMTDKQIKRYNQIDELINTNILELKKGKTADNTALIYGKEVRKIESGVRTLKLFASDAVNMLDLNKHLENRSSERIRYFDKRSTSLEAEIISLTKQLSYK, encoded by the coding sequence ATGTTTATGTTTGCAGTCCATCAATTCTCTTCTGAACACAATGAGGATAGTATTCAAAAACTACAACAAATGCTATTAGAACAGAGAGAGAATCTGACGACGCTATGTACAATCGTTGAATATTTAAAAAGTTATGTCCAAACAGGATTAGATCATAAAGATGTTGTTAAATACAAGCAAAAAATCCAAATGATGACGGATAAACAAATCAAACGTTACAATCAGATTGATGAGCTTATCAATACTAATATTTTGGAATTGAAGAAGGGTAAAACAGCAGATAATACCGCACTTATATATGGTAAAGAAGTTCGGAAAATTGAGTCTGGTGTTCGTACTTTAAAACTGTTTGCGAGCGATGCAGTGAATATGTTAGATCTAAATAAACATTTAGAAAATCGCAGTAGTGAACGTATACGTTATTTTGATAAACGCTCCACGTCTTTGGAAGCAGAAATTATTTCCCTAACAAAGCAACTATCTTATAAATAA
- a CDS encoding fatty acid desaturase — translation MVSTHADKTKQLRKDVAPFAKSETRLSIQQILNTLVPLVLIWGAGYVLLQYSPWYTALCSILASGFVIRAFIIFHDCTHGSFFKSKKANAIIGNITGIVTSFPYEKWKREHTIHHATSSNLDKRGIGDIDMLTVDEYLEKSKLGRLGYRLYRNPIVLFGLGPLFMVLILNRFNRKDAKRKERLNTYFNNIALLVICTTLILIFGWSTFLLVHGLTLFIAGSLGIWLFYIQHTYEDSYFEVDSEWDYVKAAVEGSSYYKLPKVLQWITGNIGFHHVHHLSPRVPNYKLEDAHESIKPLQQATTITLKTSLESIRYKLYDADNYRFITFKEAAELEGSRNRTVAN, via the coding sequence ATGGTAAGCACACATGCAGATAAAACAAAGCAGCTGAGAAAAGATGTTGCGCCGTTTGCAAAATCAGAAACGCGACTTAGTATTCAACAAATATTAAATACGCTTGTACCACTTGTATTAATTTGGGGAGCAGGTTATGTATTGCTCCAGTACTCTCCTTGGTATACGGCGTTATGTAGTATCCTTGCTTCAGGATTTGTTATTCGTGCATTTATTATTTTCCATGACTGTACACACGGTTCATTCTTCAAAAGCAAAAAGGCGAATGCCATTATCGGAAATATTACAGGTATTGTGACATCGTTCCCTTATGAAAAGTGGAAACGCGAGCATACGATTCACCACGCGACAAGTTCAAACTTGGATAAGCGCGGGATTGGCGATATCGATATGCTGACAGTTGATGAATACCTTGAAAAGTCAAAATTAGGTCGTTTAGGTTATCGTTTATATCGTAACCCGATTGTCCTGTTCGGTTTAGGACCACTATTTATGGTACTTATACTGAATCGTTTCAATCGTAAAGATGCAAAGCGTAAAGAGCGCTTAAACACGTATTTCAATAACATCGCATTATTAGTTATTTGTACAACCCTTATCTTAATATTTGGTTGGTCAACATTCTTATTAGTACATGGTTTAACATTGTTTATTGCAGGTTCATTAGGGATTTGGCTGTTCTATATTCAGCATACTTACGAAGATTCATACTTTGAAGTTGATTCGGAGTGGGATTATGTAAAAGCTGCAGTAGAAGGAAGCTCATACTACAAATTACCGAAAGTACTGCAATGGATTACAGGAAATATCGGATTCCACCACGTACACCATTTGTCACCGCGTGTACCGAACTATAAGCTGGAAGATGCACATGAGTCCATCAAGCCGCTTCAACAGGCAACGACTATTACATTAAAGACAAGCTTAGAATCAATTCGCTACAAATTATACGATGCCGACAATTACCGCTTTATTACATTTAAAGAAGCGGCAGAACTTGAGGGATCGCGTAACCGAACTGTTGCGAACTAA
- the metH gene encoding methionine synthase: MYNHPIHEQLQKRILIIDGAMGTMLQAENLTYEDFGGEDLDGCNENLVLTRPDVLGKIHREYLAAGADIICTNTFGGTPLVLDEYDLGDKAVEINKQAVEIALEAAKEFSTPEWPRFVAGAIGPTTKTLSVTGGITFEELEKNFYIQAKALIEAGADLLLMETSQDMLNVKAGTIAIHRAFKELGKELPVMISGTIEPMGTTLAGQSIEAFYISIEHIKPLSVGLNCATGPEFMTDHIRSLAELSNGYISCYPNAGLPDEEGCYHETPDSLSKKLQGFAEKGWLNIVGGCCGTTPAHIAAIREAVDGYKPREPKDVTHGHVVSGIEPLQYDESMRPLFIGERTNVIGSRKFKNLIVDGKFEEAAEIARAQVKNGAHVIDICLANPDRDEVEDMKNFMQEVVKKVKVPLVIDSTDEKVMEVALKFSQGKAIINSINLEDGEERFDAVMPLVKKYGASLVVGTIDETGMAITREQKLEVAKRSYTLLTEKWGMSAEDIIFDPLMFPVGTGDEQYIGAAEETIEGIRLIKEHLPGCLTVLGVSNVSFGLPPVGREVLNAVYLYHCTQAGLDYAIVNTEKLERYASIPEEEIKLANDLIFNTNDKTLAVFTDFYRDKKKDAVVKELPATVEERLAYYILEGTKEGLIEDLNAALEKFDTPLDIINGPLMAGMAEVGKLFNENQLIVAEVLQSAGVMKAAVAHLEQFMEKGDTSANKGTMVLATVKGDVHDIGKNLVDIILSNNGYRVVDLGIKVTPAQLIETIRREKPDFIGLSGLLVKSAQQMVITAQDFKEAGINIPILVGGAALSRRFTETKIADQYDGPVIYSKDAMQGLDQANRLMNTNEREVLIEELRDAREKRVESDAKRAARPAVAVLEKPVRTVGDTAVWKPKDLVPHIKPDYSVAHLHPYVNMRTLIGHHLGLKGNLEQLLADQDDRAILLNDLVNGYLTSGGLSASGMYQFFPAQSDGDDVVVYSPEDAKTEIKRFTFPRQQAAPYLCLSDYLKPVDSGEMDYIALMVVTAGKGVSEKAKELKQAGKFLESHALQATALELAEGFAERIHQEIRDQWGFPDATDFTMRDRFAAKYQGQRFSFGYPACPNLEDQEKLFSLLKPEKIGVHLTEGFMMEPEASVSAIVFAHPDARYFNV; encoded by the coding sequence ATGTATAATCACCCAATTCATGAGCAATTACAAAAAAGAATACTTATCATTGATGGTGCCATGGGGACGATGCTTCAGGCAGAAAACCTAACATATGAAGATTTTGGCGGGGAAGACTTAGACGGTTGTAATGAAAACCTGGTACTTACGAGACCCGATGTTTTAGGCAAAATTCACCGTGAATATTTAGCTGCAGGCGCTGATATTATTTGTACAAATACGTTTGGCGGAACACCGCTTGTTCTGGATGAGTATGACCTAGGGGACAAAGCGGTAGAAATTAATAAGCAGGCGGTTGAAATTGCACTAGAAGCAGCGAAGGAGTTTTCGACACCGGAATGGCCGCGCTTTGTCGCAGGTGCAATCGGCCCTACGACAAAAACATTGTCGGTAACAGGCGGTATTACATTTGAAGAGCTGGAAAAAAACTTTTATATCCAGGCAAAAGCGCTAATCGAAGCTGGGGCGGATCTTCTCTTAATGGAAACTTCCCAGGATATGCTGAATGTTAAAGCAGGAACGATTGCGATTCACCGTGCATTTAAAGAACTCGGCAAAGAGCTGCCTGTCATGATTTCAGGGACAATTGAGCCAATGGGAACAACGCTTGCCGGGCAATCAATCGAAGCATTTTATATTTCAATCGAGCATATTAAGCCATTGTCTGTCGGACTGAACTGTGCCACAGGTCCGGAATTTATGACCGATCATATCCGTTCATTGGCGGAGCTTTCGAACGGCTATATTAGCTGTTATCCGAATGCCGGTTTACCGGACGAGGAAGGCTGCTACCATGAAACGCCGGATTCATTATCGAAAAAACTGCAAGGCTTTGCAGAAAAAGGCTGGCTGAATATCGTCGGTGGCTGCTGTGGTACAACGCCAGCACATATTGCAGCGATCCGTGAAGCTGTAGATGGCTATAAACCGCGTGAGCCGAAAGACGTAACACATGGACATGTCGTATCAGGTATCGAGCCATTGCAATACGACGAATCTATGCGTCCGTTATTTATCGGGGAGCGTACGAATGTTATCGGCTCTCGTAAATTCAAAAACCTGATTGTTGACGGCAAGTTTGAAGAAGCTGCGGAAATTGCGCGTGCACAAGTTAAAAACGGGGCACATGTCATCGATATTTGTTTAGCAAATCCAGACCGTGATGAAGTAGAAGATATGAAAAACTTCATGCAGGAAGTTGTGAAAAAAGTTAAAGTGCCGCTAGTCATTGACTCTACAGATGAAAAAGTAATGGAAGTCGCACTGAAGTTTTCACAAGGGAAGGCCATTATTAACTCGATTAACTTGGAAGATGGAGAAGAGCGTTTCGATGCTGTTATGCCACTTGTGAAAAAATATGGGGCTTCGCTTGTTGTCGGTACGATTGATGAAACTGGAATGGCTATTACACGTGAGCAAAAGCTTGAAGTTGCGAAGCGTTCTTATACGCTCTTAACAGAAAAATGGGGCATGTCAGCAGAAGACATTATCTTTGACCCGTTAATGTTCCCGGTAGGTACAGGTGACGAGCAATATATTGGTGCCGCTGAGGAAACAATCGAAGGAATTCGCCTCATTAAAGAACATTTACCTGGCTGCTTAACAGTGCTTGGTGTTAGTAATGTTTCGTTCGGTCTACCGCCAGTTGGACGCGAAGTATTGAATGCGGTTTACTTATATCACTGTACACAGGCTGGCCTGGACTATGCGATTGTAAATACTGAGAAACTGGAGCGCTATGCATCGATTCCTGAAGAGGAAATCAAGCTGGCGAACGATTTAATCTTCAATACAAATGATAAAACACTCGCTGTATTTACTGACTTTTACCGCGATAAAAAGAAGGATGCAGTTGTGAAAGAATTGCCGGCGACAGTGGAAGAACGCCTTGCGTATTACATATTGGAAGGTACGAAGGAAGGGTTAATTGAAGATTTAAATGCAGCTCTTGAAAAGTTCGATACACCACTTGATATTATTAACGGACCATTAATGGCAGGGATGGCGGAAGTCGGCAAGCTGTTTAATGAAAACCAGCTGATTGTGGCAGAAGTACTTCAAAGTGCCGGTGTCATGAAAGCGGCTGTAGCTCATTTAGAGCAGTTTATGGAAAAGGGTGATACGAGCGCCAATAAAGGAACAATGGTATTAGCGACAGTAAAAGGCGATGTTCATGATATCGGGAAAAACCTTGTTGACATTATTTTAAGCAATAATGGCTATCGTGTTGTAGATTTAGGAATTAAAGTAACACCTGCACAGTTGATTGAAACAATTCGAAGAGAAAAACCCGACTTTATCGGCTTGTCGGGTTTACTTGTAAAATCGGCTCAGCAAATGGTCATTACGGCACAAGACTTTAAAGAAGCGGGTATTAATATTCCGATATTAGTAGGGGGCGCGGCATTGTCACGTCGCTTTACTGAAACGAAAATTGCCGATCAGTATGATGGACCGGTAATCTATTCAAAAGATGCGATGCAAGGTTTGGACCAGGCAAATCGCTTAATGAATACAAACGAGCGTGAAGTATTAATAGAAGAATTACGTGATGCAAGAGAAAAACGTGTGGAATCGGATGCGAAGCGTGCAGCACGTCCGGCAGTGGCAGTACTAGAAAAGCCGGTTCGAACAGTGGGAGATACCGCTGTTTGGAAGCCAAAAGATCTAGTGCCGCATATTAAGCCGGATTATTCGGTAGCGCATTTACACCCGTATGTAAATATGCGTACATTGATCGGGCATCATTTAGGGCTTAAAGGAAACTTGGAGCAATTGCTTGCAGATCAGGATGACCGCGCAATTTTATTAAACGATTTAGTGAATGGTTATTTAACAAGCGGTGGATTGAGTGCTTCAGGAATGTATCAATTCTTCCCTGCACAATCCGATGGTGATGATGTTGTCGTGTACAGTCCGGAAGATGCAAAAACGGAAATTAAACGCTTTACATTCCCGCGCCAGCAAGCTGCACCATATTTATGTTTATCGGATTATTTAAAGCCGGTTGATAGTGGTGAAATGGACTATATTGCATTAATGGTCGTAACGGCGGGTAAAGGGGTAAGCGAAAAAGCAAAAGAACTGAAACAAGCAGGCAAGTTCTTGGAGAGCCATGCATTACAAGCAACTGCACTTGAACTTGCGGAAGGCTTTGCGGAGCGTATTCACCAGGAAATCCGTGACCAATGGGGCTTCCCGGATGCAACGGACTTTACGATGCGTGACCGATTTGCAGCGAAATACCAAGGACAACGATTTAGCTTTGGCTATCCTGCATGTCCAAATCTGGAAGACCAGGAAAAACTGTTCTCTCTATTGAAACCGGAAAAAATTGGCGTACATTTAACGGAAGGCTTTATGATGGAGCCGGAAGCAAGTGTATCGGCGATTGTGTTTGCTCACCCGGATGCACGTTATTTTAATGTATAA
- a CDS encoding bifunctional homocysteine S-methyltransferase/methylenetetrahydrofolate reductase, whose translation MGLLEELQTRVLTADGAIGTLLYSYGLDYCHEEMNIARPDIIEKIHSEYIAAGADIIQTNTYGANRIKLARYGYENRVKEFNEAALKIAKRAASLDGQYVLATIGGIRGIRKSDATLDEILTAFQEQAEVLLAGEPDGFLLETYYDFEELSHCVHLLRSMTDLPIIAQVTMQEPGVLQNLMSLNEALQDLERLGADIVGSNCRLGPFHTIQAFEGVNLPNKAFLSAYPNASLLDIEDGRVVYESETDYFARAAVELVNQGVRLIGGCCGTTPKHIAAVKKRLANMQPIETKEEKHRSTQFVRIPEPRKQEPLHEKAKRERSVIVELDTPRHLEIDGFVEGAKQLAKAGADVIMMADNSLASPRISNIAMAAILKEHGIRSLPHLTCRDRNLIGLQSHLMGLDALELHDILVVTGDPTKVGDFPGATSVYDVSSMELISLIKQLNKGGSFTGKSLRKQANFSVAAAFNPNVRVLDRAVARLEKKIEHGADYFISQPVYTKEKIIEIYEATKNLETPIYIGIMPLTSSRSAEFLHHEVPGIKLSDEVLARMAACGDDKEASAAEGIAIAKELLDTACKYFNGIYLITPFLRYDMTLELMDYVKQYDVESKGVQSNV comes from the coding sequence ATGGGTTTACTTGAAGAATTACAAACACGGGTTTTAACAGCAGACGGGGCAATCGGAACACTTCTTTATTCATATGGATTGGATTATTGTCATGAAGAGATGAATATTGCACGTCCTGATATTATAGAAAAAATTCATAGTGAATATATTGCGGCGGGTGCAGATATTATTCAGACAAATACATACGGAGCCAACCGAATTAAGCTTGCACGTTATGGCTATGAAAATCGTGTTAAGGAGTTTAATGAAGCTGCGTTAAAAATTGCAAAGCGTGCTGCTTCCCTGGATGGACAATATGTGCTGGCGACAATCGGTGGTATTCGTGGAATCCGAAAAAGTGATGCGACATTAGACGAAATTTTAACTGCGTTCCAAGAACAAGCGGAAGTATTACTAGCTGGTGAACCAGATGGATTCTTACTGGAAACGTATTACGATTTTGAAGAATTATCGCATTGTGTCCATCTATTACGTTCTATGACTGATTTACCGATCATTGCCCAAGTGACAATGCAGGAGCCGGGTGTCCTTCAAAATTTAATGTCTTTAAATGAAGCACTTCAGGATTTAGAAAGACTAGGTGCAGATATTGTTGGGAGTAACTGCCGATTAGGTCCTTTCCATACGATTCAGGCATTTGAAGGAGTCAATTTACCGAATAAGGCCTTTCTATCGGCTTACCCAAATGCATCATTATTAGATATTGAAGATGGTCGTGTTGTCTATGAATCGGAAACCGACTATTTCGCACGTGCAGCCGTTGAACTTGTAAACCAAGGAGTCCGTTTAATTGGCGGGTGCTGCGGGACGACACCGAAGCATATTGCAGCCGTAAAAAAACGTTTGGCAAATATGCAACCAATCGAAACGAAGGAAGAAAAACACAGGTCTACACAATTCGTCCGTATTCCGGAGCCACGTAAACAAGAGCCGCTCCACGAAAAAGCAAAACGTGAACGCTCTGTTATTGTTGAGCTGGATACACCGCGTCACCTGGAAATCGATGGGTTTGTCGAAGGGGCAAAACAGCTGGCAAAAGCGGGAGCCGATGTCATTATGATGGCTGATAACTCACTTGCTTCGCCGCGCATCAGCAATATCGCGATGGCCGCTATTTTAAAAGAGCACGGAATTCGTTCATTGCCGCATTTAACGTGCCGTGACCGAAATTTAATTGGGCTTCAGTCACATTTAATGGGACTTGATGCGTTGGAGCTTCATGATATTCTGGTCGTAACAGGGGACCCAACAAAAGTGGGGGATTTCCCGGGGGCGACGAGCGTATATGATGTTTCGTCAATGGAGCTCATTTCCTTAATTAAGCAGTTAAATAAAGGTGGTTCTTTTACTGGGAAGTCACTCCGTAAACAGGCGAATTTCTCGGTGGCCGCTGCTTTTAATCCGAATGTCCGTGTGTTGGATCGTGCTGTTGCCCGTTTAGAGAAGAAAATCGAGCATGGTGCAGATTACTTTATTTCACAGCCGGTTTATACGAAAGAAAAGATTATCGAAATCTATGAGGCGACTAAGAATTTGGAAACACCGATTTATATCGGGATTATGCCACTTACTTCATCACGCAGCGCGGAATTTTTACATCATGAAGTACCGGGCATTAAATTGTCCGATGAAGTACTTGCGCGTATGGCTGCCTGCGGGGACGACAAGGAAGCATCGGCAGCAGAAGGAATCGCAATTGCGAAAGAGCTGCTCGATACGGCATGCAAATATTTTAATGGTATTTATTTAATTACACCGTTTTTACGCTATGATATGACGCTGGAATTAATGGACTATGTAAAACAATATGATGTGGAAAGTAAAGGAGTTCAGTCGAATGTATAA
- a CDS encoding GNAT family N-acetyltransferase, translated as MIRRATKEDIPTILEIFNDNILNSTAIYLYKEQTLEDRLRWFEQKQASGYPLFVFDEDGEVAGYATYGSFRDYPANLYTVEHSVYVHKNHYKKGIASKLMHAIIEEANTKGIKTMVGCIDKENIASIKIHEKFGFLYSGTIRNAGYKFGKWLDLVFYQLDLDGPKNPQES; from the coding sequence ATGATTCGACGCGCAACAAAAGAAGATATACCGACGATTTTGGAAATATTTAATGATAATATCCTAAACTCCACAGCGATTTACTTGTACAAGGAACAAACATTGGAAGACCGCTTAAGATGGTTTGAACAAAAACAGGCTTCAGGTTATCCGCTATTCGTATTTGATGAAGATGGTGAAGTAGCGGGTTATGCAACGTATGGAAGTTTCCGTGATTATCCAGCAAACCTTTATACAGTAGAACATTCAGTATACGTGCATAAAAATCATTATAAAAAAGGGATTGCCAGTAAACTGATGCACGCAATTATAGAGGAAGCAAATACAAAAGGTATAAAGACAATGGTTGGATGTATCGATAAAGAAAACATCGCCAGTATTAAAATACATGAGAAATTCGGTTTTTTATATAGCGGAACAATCCGCAATGCCGGTTATAAATTCGGGAAATGGCTGGATTTAGTGTTTTATCAATTAGATTTGGATGGTCCGAAAAATCCCCAGGAAAGTTAA